Within the Trichoderma breve strain T069 chromosome 3, whole genome shotgun sequence genome, the region CGGCACATATTAAATATCAGGGCATTTATTATAAGACCTAGAAAACACCTCTAAACCCAAGAGACAGTTTCAATAGCGGATATATAATTCAGCAATATAAAAGAGTAACGGCTACTCcaatttattatttaacaCTGCGCTCGAGTAATATAACAGCTGAATCTTGTAACTTACATTAATGAATCCATCTTGACGGTTATCACTTATTGACCGACTGGGTACTACACTTACTATCAGATATGTTAGATATTAatgaaataaataaataaattcACAAAAAGCTAGCCTGGATAATTACAAGTTCCTTTTTTCCACCTCCCAGAACTTTTTGTATCTCTCTTCTGCAGCCCAGCCATGCTCTTCTCGGATTCGGGCAAGAAATTCCTCATCAGGCTCCTGTAGCATATGACAATCTGGCTTTGCACCAgcttcaagaagaacatcaagaaTATCCCAATTGGCTCTAATAACAGCCGCGTTAAGCGCACTTCCATACTTCCCATGTCGTTCATTATAGATGATATGATCTTTTCGACGTAATAGGAGCTGAACTGTTTTAAGCTGGCCGGAGTATGCCGCTGCCTGCAGAGCTGTACCGAAGACGCCACCATGTGCGTTGATATCAATATCATGGCATTTATCAAGGAGAGTTTCCACACCTTTCGTCATTAAGTTCATTATGACGCCCCGCTTGTCGATTCTCTCTACCAACTGCTCATATTCCTCATCCAAATAAGTCGGTAGGGATTCGCAGTCATATTGAGTTGCACATGCAACATGAAGAGGAGACCCAAGCTCACCCAGATTGAGATTGGCATCGGCACCATGGTCAAGCAGAAAGAGGATCCTCCCTATCCACCATGTTTCAAAGCCATCCTGCCAACGATACGATAGGCTGGAATCCTGCACAAGAGAAAGCACGTAATGAAGGGCAGTACCTCGCTTGTCATCAACTAGGTTGAGTTCAGCGCCATGCCCCAATAGCAATTGTAACAGGGTATCAACTTGGAATGATGACTTAATGTGTGGGTAAACATATTCGTCAAAGGACAAGTTGTGTACAGCAGCAGAGTGGAATGGATTAGGGTATTGGCCCTTATGTATCAGAGGATCTGCTCCGCGCTGAAGCAGTGTGCGTATCACGTCCATGCCACCCTCGCACCGAAGAACACGCCCATTTGCGCACGCAATCTGCAGACAAGATCCGTATGGCCCGCCGTTGGCATTCACATCAGCACCGCGATCAACCAGTAGTTGAACCAAGTCCAGATGACAAGAATGCAATGCAACTTGTAGAGCAGTTCCGTAATTGCCGCCTTCAGCATTCACATTCGCACCATGATCGAGCAGCAACCGCCCTGTCATGGGACTGCGAGCACAAGCAGCTTGTAGAGAGGTTCCGTAATTGCCACCTTCAGCATTTACATCGGCGCCATAGTCAAGCAGCAACTGTACTATCGAGGGGTTGTGAACACAGGCAGCTTGCAGTGCAGTTCCGTATTCGCCGCCTTCAGCATTCACATTAGCACCACGATCAAGCAGCAACTGCACTGTCGTAGGGCTGTGGACACAGGCAGCTTGCAGTGCAGTTCCATATCTGCCGCCTCGGGCGTTGACATCCGCTCCATAGTCAAGCAGGATCTGGGCTAGAGCATTGCTAGTCTTGGGGATGAATCGAGCACAAACAGTTTGCAGTGCCGACCCGAATTCGCCGCCTCCAATGTTCACATCAGCGCCATGTTCGAGTAGCAGTCGAACAGCATGAATAGCATGATCACTGAAGAGACTCTGGCAGGCTGCGTTTAGTGCCGTCCCGTAGTAGCCGCCTTGGGAGTTGACTTCGGCCCCGTGATCAAGGAGTAGCTGCATCATTTCGATGTGTCCATGAGATGAAGCCGCTTGGAGTGCGTTACCAAACTGTCCTGCTTGCAAGTTCACGTTCGCAGAGGCACCATTCTCGAGCAGGAGTTGTGCCATGGACGTGGAACCATCGTAAGCGCAGTGGTATAAGAGTGACTGAGGGTCCCGCTTCTCACCCTCTGTCGCATATTCATTCCCAATTCCCGTGCATGCGCGTATATTTACATCGGCGCCACGGTCGATTAGAAGCTTTGCAACCCCGAGATAAAAAGAAGGGCTCTCATCGCCCCCCCAGCCAGCGACTGCCGCGTGAAGTGCAGTGTGATGATGCTTCGCTTGAGCGTTCGGATTTGCACCAAGGCTGAGTAGGCGTTCGATCATCGGAAGCACATCGCTGGTCTTCCCAAAACGGGGCATAGACCGAATATTACCGTAAGGGAAATAACTTAGTTCTATGAGCTGTTCAAGGGGGTAACCGCCTTCGCCACCTATATTGACATCGGCACCTCCCCTGAGGAGCAGCTCGAACTGTTTCCGGCATTTGTATCGTGCTGCTTCGCAAAGTGCTGTCCGGGCCCCCTCGGCAGTACCAAGCATGTTGATGTCTGCTCCACTGTCTAGCAAAAATTGAAAACACTCCAGGTCATCATACTGTATTGCTGTAGAAAGGACACTTCCTTTTTCATTAGAAGGACCGTTTATGTTTGCCCCGCGTCTCACGAGAAGCTTCAAGATATCGAGACACCCGTATTCCACTGCAGTCTGCAAAGCTGAGCCCCATCGTTGAGCGTCGATATCGGCCCCCCTATCCAAGAGGAGGTTCACCATCACTGCGTCGCCCTTCGATACTGCTATTTGCAGAACGTCCCCGTGTTTCTCGAATTCGTATCCAATATCACTTGTGGTTGTTCTTGATGTGTTCGGATCGGCGCCCCTGTCTAACAAAAGCACAGCCACTTCCTTTCTGCCTCCATAGACTGCATACCAGAGCGCTGTATTCAAGTCTCCTTGTGTCAAATACTTGCTTGCACTGAACGCCTGCGATAATATGCATCCGGTTATACGAACGAAACCCTGGTAAGCGGCTAAACAGTATGGCCGCAGGTGCAGGTCTAACAACCGTGCGGATCCAAAACGTCGAAGTATATCAAAATCTCCAAGTATATCAGAATCTCTGATTAATTGTGAAAATTTCTTCATAAAATGTCCAGAGATGACATGTAAGAGGTTTTGGCTTCGGATAGCAAGTGTCTGAACCAGTTTGTTGATAACATCTGCATGCCAGTACTCGGAAGGGACCATTTCGAGATGGATTAGACAATTCGAAGACGCGTAAGCCTTCAGGGGGTGAGCTTGTTTATCGCCCTCGTTGACTAAAGCACTCATGTAACTGAAATAGGAGAAGCAAGAGCATGCAATGAACAAATGGGCGTCGATGTCGCGAATCGAAAAGGTGGAGGTaagatgctgctggattCGACTAGATACCAAATATTCTTTAATCGAAAAGTGAGCCAAGCGGACGGTCTCTTGATTCTCAACGATGAGGCCAGAGAAATACATTAACACGTCCCGTGGAGTAAAAAGACGCTCCGTACTGTCGATAATAAAAGCATCATCTGGATGCATGATGAAGATCTCAGCTAGCTCATCTACCGTCAATGGTTGCATCGAGAACGCGAGCCATTTGAGAGAATTCGCCACTGATTTCCTGTAACGATCGTCTATTCCCTGA harbors:
- a CDS encoding ankyrin repeats (3 copies) domain-containing protein; amino-acid sequence: MDRMFNHKRPKDKNAKSKSRLSMFGRKKDRADQQAHDNGGTPEPSPLINSAFPNPNPIGSSNAPAQPSTSDTSSLSPDDEYQNTPIVELWNSAYEKLRKENKQLIDEYETKLQNSSDAALDPVPDTKEDRQNWMGRLLHQKMEQVQKDAWKFMFLGSEIRPAETVESVLRVIKMANDSITATVVPNPYASLACVGISVLLSICLTPSNQAVSLANEFKYVLSLIIQGRMREDLYQRRYEGQNKVDEPFLEAHSKYKSALENLYQQILRFQIHCYCYYTQSKASRLVSDFSQKNDWNGLVEDIRRQETQMAAIDKIWRDQRYDDESAASERRYQGTILNMKTIGANISSLREAVENANRDRNQQELLDWLCDIDPSDMYNAARKRHKAGTSEWLIKENAEFASWVQSPSSFLWLHGKAGCGKSVLSSSVIHHLQREFKDDASTAVVYFYFTFSDTTRQESDGMLASLIKQVCCHRPNIPDTVNDLGEYKKKGMRPSTEELQNSFISTLRGFTNVYIIIDALDECPNINTQREELLEILHYILDSNLNNLHMFCTSRKESDIDVSLQIERDIGEYIDSTLTNAKYSSWPILIKAEVRKALIEKSDGMFQYIRCQFEALQKLRSPRDIRRALEDLPKGLDETYDRMLQGIDDRYRKSVANSLKWLAFSMQPLTVDELAEIFIMHPDDAFIIDSTERLFTPRDVLMYFSGLIVENQETVRLAHFSIKEYLVSSRIQQHLTSTFSIRDIDAHLFIACSCFSYFSYMSALVNEGDKQAHPLKAYASSNCLIHLEMVPSEYWHADVINKLVQTLAIRSQNLLHVISGHFMKKFSQLIRDSDILGDFDILRRFGSARLLDLHLRPYCLAAYQGFVRITGCILSQAFSASKYLTQGDLNTALWYAVYGGRKEVAVLLLDRGADPNTSRTTTSDIGYEFEKHGDVLQIAVSKGDAVMVNLLLDRGADIDAQRWGSALQTAVEYGCLDILKLLVRRGANINGPSNEKGSVLSTAIQYDDLECFQFLLDSGADINMLGTAEGARTALCEAARYKCRKQFELLLRGGADVNIGGEGGYPLEQLIELSYFPYGNIRSMPRFGKTSDVLPMIERLLSLGANPNAQAKHHHTALHAAVAGWGGDESPSFYLGVAKLLIDRGADVNIRACTGIGNEYATEGEKRDPQSLLYHCAYDGSTSMAQLLLENGASANVNLQAGQFGNALQAASSHGHIEMMQLLLDHGAEVNSQGGYYGTALNAACQSLFSDHAIHAVRLLLEHGADVNIGGGEFGSALQTVCARFIPKTSNALAQILLDYGADVNARGGRYGTALQAACVHSPTTVQLLLDRGANVNAEGGEYGTALQAACVHNPSIVQLLLDYGADVNAEGGNYGTSLQAACARSPMTGRLLLDHGANVNAEGGNYGTALQVALHSCHLDLVQLLVDRGADVNANGGPYGSCLQIACANGRVLRCEGGMDVIRTLLQRGADPLIHKGQYPNPFHSAAVHNLSFDEYVYPHIKSSFQVDTLLQLLLGHGAELNLVDDKRGTALHYVLSLVQDSSLSYRWQDGFETWWIGRILFLLDHGADANLNLALQAAAYSGQLKTVQLLLRRKDHIIYNERHGKYGSALNAAVIRANWDILDVLLEAGAKPDCHMLQEPDEEFLARIREEHGWAAEERYKKFWEVEKRNL